GGAAGTCCCCTCCCCCACCGCATCCCGACCTGCACGGTCTCCCGATGCGTAGCCGAGCGCCGCTGCGAAGTCCATCCTGGCCTCCGCGAACATGCCCTGCATCACCAGGTTCATCGCCGCGTGGGAACGGTCCGCCATGCACTGCATGCTCGCCCCACAGCCGTCGAAATCGGACTTCCGGGACAACAACTCCCTCGTGACTTTTTTCTCCCAGGCCGGCTTTTTGTCCGACCTCCGCACGGCCCGGAGCCCAAGGACGTATTCGCTCGGCCTGGTCCAGCCGCCGGCGGCGTAGGCCTTTTCCAGCGTTCCCTCGATGTAGAAATCTTCGTCCACCAGCTCCGACGGGCTGTAAAGGAACCGGACCGCCCGGAAGGCGTCCGAGGCCGCCATGTCGTCGGCGAACGCCTTCGCCCACCGTTCCGGCGGCAGGGCCGTGATGATCCCGGCGATGCCGGTTTTCGCAAGATTGATCTTCAGGTTTTCCGCGTCGAACACGCTTCCCCGCTTCGTGAAATCCTCCGTGCCGTCCTTGAAGGGAAGGACCGCCACTTTAAGGGAGCTTCTGCCCGCCCCCTGCGGGCGCGTTCGGTTTGTAGACGAACGCCGTGCCCGACGCCTTGCCGGCCAAATTCGTGTTGGACACGCACCCCGCGAGAAGCACAAGGGCCACCGCGGCAATCAGAATCCTCTTCATCGACCCTCCCTGTCCGTTCGTATCCCGGCTCACTTTTCCCGGAGGATCCGGTCGATCGTCTGCTCCGTCGATTCAGGGGCCGGCGGCGTGGAAGTTCCCACATGGATGACATCCCGGACGATGGTGAAATCCCGTGGCGCGCTCCATCCCGCCCTCTTGACGCCCAGCGTCACGGAGGTCCCCTTGACGCCGCGCATCCTGCCCACGGCGTCCGCTATAGTCGTGCCCGCGGTGGGCTTGCCGTCGATGGAGAGGATCGCGTCGCCGGCCTGCATGCCGGCCTTCGAGGCGGGCATGCCTTCCATGGGTCTCACCACCGTCAGGGTATCGCTCACGACGCTCACCTCCAAACCGATCCCGACGAACTCCTCTTGCCGGGGCTCGCCGGCGGGCGGGGTGCCACCCCCTCCGG
This portion of the Deltaproteobacteria bacterium genome encodes:
- a CDS encoding lipoprotein, which translates into the protein MKRILIAAVALVLLAGCVSNTNLAGKASGTAFVYKPNAPAGGGQKLP